One Magnolia sinica isolate HGM2019 chromosome 2, MsV1, whole genome shotgun sequence genomic window, tataaggtcacacataccttgatgaagggagaacacaaatatcagcttggttcccCGGCCTCCCCTCCCcccaatggtaggcattccatccccactatttccacACACACCCCACAgggaagaagttttcaatggtaggcattccatcCCCACCATTTCCactggcgtggtccacttgagctttggatttgctttagggctcatgccctacaatgatatgtcaaaatggatggacggcatggataaaacacatgcatcaaggtgggccccacggactcGGGTCACTAAGCTATCCGCGTTCCCCCAAACCGTAATACGGTTTGGCAATCTTTCCACAGGACACACGGCAGGCTCATGTACGATCTGGTCCACACTATCGTGGACCCAGACGGGTTGCTTACGTTCTAAAAATAAAACCCACGAGTCGATCCTCTCCATCGTTTTTTCCATGGTTTATGGCACTGCTACTTTGACCGTTGACTATTTTTGTTTCCACCGTCACTTTAATGGCCATAGATCAGATGGATGAGATCGACTAATAGCTATGATTTTTGAGTCATAAACCATCCACACTAGGGCCCTGCATATGAACGGACCGACTTGCACATCATTCTCTGATGGCTCTACCATATCCCATTTCTTCCAGCTCCACCACAGCATTTCCCTTTCTACTCATGCTCTAACGTAGAGCCTTCGAGAGTAATGCGGTGTTCATAgattagtgatccagaccattgatctaatgggcTCGTCCGTGGATGgaccaaaatccaaaaaaaaaatctccaacgTTGTGAGGCCCTGACCATTCCCAGAcgatacaaagaaaaaaaaataaaaaaaatcaaaggtcaaAAGGGCAAAAGATTGAATGACCAAAATCTTCCCGTGTGGGAGATTTTTGGGCCGTCCAAATTCAAAGCCAACTTAGTAAGACTGGAAGGCGACTTATAGACCCACAAAATAAACGGCCACAATTCACAGGCCATGTGAACACGCGTGTAAGAAAACGGTTAGACTAATTCAGGAaaaaaatactaataataataatagatggaaaatagaaagaaaaaaaaaacgaaagtaaaaaagaaaaaaaaaaaaaaggggcataCCTTGCTCTACGGTTTTGGAACCAAACTTCAACTTGCCGTGGCTTCAGCTTCAACTCAAATGCCAAAGCTTCTTTTTCCTTCTGCGAAAAAatccaaataatttttttttaaaatgaagattaaattttatttttttttaaaaaaagataaggAAAAAAAGTATTTACTGGGTTCAAGGTCTGATTTTCTCTGAAAGTTTCTTCCAGCAATCGCGACTGCTCCTTTGTAAGTCGAAGCTTCTTCCTCGGCGGGCCGTTCTCTTCGTCGTCGTCGATGACTCCAATAGGCCATGCTTCTGATCCTGATGGGAGCTGGTTTATATCCAAATCCCTCATGCAACAACCACCAtcttcaacaaaaaaaataaaaaataaaaaaataataaaatcagaaaaacccataAAAGAACATCTGGAAAATAGAGATTTCCagatataaaagaaaaatggGCAAGCAAAAACCAGTACTTAAAATGGTAAAATAATCCACATGCAGAAAACCCATCAAAGAAAAATGACAAAAAAGgatcaaaataaagaaaacccatcaaagaaaaataaaaatctacatACAAAACTCACAAGTAGAAAATACCGATATATTAAaagagagattaaaaaaaataaaatctctaaCTTACCAGATGAAGGAGGAGCCATGGTAAGTTCCAAGGAAGAAGAGCTCGAGGGCAAAATCGCCATTAAGAAAAAAGAGCAGAGAAagcgagggagggagggagggagggagggtgaAAGGGTAAGAAAAATACAGAAAGGGTGGAGGAGATGACGGGGTAATGCAGTGCTGCGTCTCCCTAGGGTTTCGACTGTCAAAAAAGTCTCCAACCGTTGGATATCTGACACGTGTCGTGGGGCATGGATTGCTGTAGGAGAAATGCCGGCAGGTTTCCCGTTTAGAGGATGCTGAGTCGGCTTGTCGGGTTGCAGTTCCGCTGGCAAAATGATTGGGAACAGAAGAATAGAGGCTTAAAAGGGTAGAACCAGTAATTCTATATTGACATTATTGCCCCTGCCCCTCACACATGCGAGAGATTTGGACCGTCTGCAAGCGGGTGGGCCTCCCATCAGGTGGTCTGCATTTGAGTGTTGTATACAGGCCGTTGGTTCTTTTCTTTCTGACAGTGCGTTTTCCTGCCCTCCCAACagcgtggcccacatgatgaatggtctgggACATGGAATTTTCATGGTCGGCTTCTTCTAATGATTGGATCACATCTCGCACATGCGTGGCATATTAATAAACGTGCCGATGCACCTCTTCAACATGTGCTAGCACGAGTCATAGAAGTTGTATGTATAAGTCCCTCTTCATGGCATGTGTGGCCCAACTATGCTGTGATTGTGACCGTTGATCTAGTGGACCGCTGTAATGTGGAAGATTTTTGGTGCGTTGCATATCAATGGCGTGGGCCATCATATCACATTACTCTAATTCCATGTCAAGCTTCACATGTATAAAATCCTAAAAGCTTGTTTGGTACGAACTAAAAATGCTTTGAtctcatttatttattataaatttataataaagTCATAATTGTTGGTTGCTAATGTTACCATTAACCTTTACTTTGAaagaaatataatatttaatatatgattCGCACTTAGATTATAGACAATTTTACCCATGCAattagctttttaaaaaaaaaaaaaaaaaaaaaaaactaaagctttaaaaaaaataaatagaaagagAGTGGATATTTATGAAAAAATAGAAAGATATAGTCTAATCATTTGGCTTTGTATTTTGGTAGGGTAAGATTGTTGATTCACAAGGTTTGAAGCTAATTTAGTAAAATTAAACAATAAAAGTTATGGGGCTCGGTAAACAATCATATCTATCAAAGTATGCTCTACTCATTCTGCTGGTAACAATACAATTGGTTGTCTAGGTGAAAAATTATTAAACATTTCATCTTCTGAAACCAACACTTTAAATGTTACTTGACAAAGTATCAGAATATTAATCTCATAGGTATCATATCAAATCCTAGCaatccaatcgcttcacttcctCAGGTACTTCCAATAAAACAATAAAGATTGATGTTCATTTACTTAGCCTACACCTTTAACCCCTCGTCATTTATATTCTATGTATAATCTAAAATACATTGATTTGAATTTCTAATTAGTTGATTAATGAAAATATAATGGATGGTTGAATAaaattatttaataattaaaatttcataaataaataattattcatTTTCGTAGGGGTCATTTAAAATTACACATTTGCAAGAATTTGAGGGGATTCCAAATCCATTGTTTGTTTGACAAGGTAAATTAGAGGGTATTCCAAATTTAGAAGATTTCAAATCCTCACTTTTGATGAGTTTTGTAATCCTTTTCTTTTACTTGAATTTtcaattatattattattttattcattttttaaagGTGAGAAAGTCGCATGTATAACATGTGTTACTAAGCTACTAattgattgtacatgtggcccactaattatatctcaaaacaattagattattaattgcatcactaaaattactttaATAGAATGATTTAAGTAGTCTAAACTTGTTTGTACTGTAAACCGACGgttaaaaattattggttagtcactcggttctaatcctatgcttgtggctcatctgatggctgaaattttatcattttcgAACAAAGTATATATCTCAATGAGATTATTATAATCATTTTGTCAAACATCTTATACATACATTAGTTaggaatattaaagttgatttagcaattaaattcaaactcccgtAAATATACTAAATAATTTAGGTGAATGACTATTTTTTGTTTATAGGGAATTCCAACCTTAAGGTGTCAAATAGAGCTGGAGAATCTGGATTCTAGGGTATTCCAACTTCAAAGATTTTCCATTCAAGTTTCTTGAATTCATGTTGCCAAGCAGGGCCTCAATCATTTTAAATATTGAAAAGAAAACTATTTAATGTGATTGGCACAACTTGAACAATTTTATTGAAATAATGCACACCATGTGTATAATTTTAAAGTAAATGAGTATTATCAATCATGATAGGCCAAGTATCGAATGACTCCCTCTAATTCTCTCTCCACGTGCATTTCATATCCACTGGTTATGATTGACTAAAATGAGATTATCTTATTTTTAGGCATTTACCAAATACGCCTTAAGCCGCATTTACCAAATTATATGCCTAAAGCCTCAACACAGGACTTTAAATGGGTATCTAGACCCCCGACACCGGATGGATCCAACCAATTTTTAGTAGGTCCAAGTCCTGTTTATTGGATCTATTAAGAAATTAGGTTAGGTTTGGGTCTTACCTTTTAGACCTAGTTAAAAATTGAGTTTAGTTAGGTTCTAGTTGACTCTTTGTGACGGACCTAGTTAAAGTCGGTTTCAATCGTGTCCAGCCAGGTCCAACTCATGTTTAATGAATTTTTATATATCTAATACATATTGATTATTCTTGTAAAACAAACGAGTATTCATCGGCTATGCAAATATAAAAGAACCCGTTTCCACACTATGCACATGTTATGCGATCTAATCCATCAATTGGATGGGCCCAGCCATGTAAATGTTCTTAATTGTTCTAGACCCAATGGGTATCCAAGCCCTATCAATCCTGTCTTGAAGAACTTAACCATATTTGAAAGGACTTAGACCTGGCAATACCCGGTTAGGTCGGTCCTCGGAACAATAGGACCCGATCCATTGACTTCTCTACCTTAATTAGATTCTTCCACATGATTTCACAATTAAATTAATCAATTGGCTTTAATTTCACAaaacatattttaaaaaataatttttaatgatGATATTTAACATATAAATGACAATTTATGATTGAAATttccccaaaaaaataaaataataatgccACTAAAGATCATGCAAGGAGAATTCTTACCATGCGACTTTTTTTGTTCCTATTTAGTCCGAAATGCGGACAAAGAAAACAAAATAGAATCCGTCTGAAATCCGAAACAGTTGATCACATAATCAAAATCCTTGTTTGACATTCATTACATTTTTCCACGAATTCATGTTGAAATGCCAAAAAATTCTATGGCCAAACAGCATCCCACCTCCTTCAATACCTCGGAAAATCAATTTAATGCCCTTTTCAAACTGATActattatcttcttcttcttcttttcaaatgAAGGAATACCATCCAGCCATTCATTTACAATGGAATATCAGAAATTTTGACCATTGGGgaacatcatggattgcttatggatgGTTGTAAAAACAGGCCAACCTATGGGTGGACCAGATCATGTAATTAATGGGTCATTTCTCATTTAATAAAACAAATTATAAATAGATTGAGGACATTGAAATTGGTCTTCATGAACTAAGATTAAATGTATGAACTTAAAAAAAATACTAACTATAGCAACAATATCACAGCTCTTTATTTTGGTAAGATCTACTACCAGCTAGTCAATTTATGGTTATATGCATGTATGAGAGGTTTGTTCAAATACAGACTAATGTATATATAACAATAGGTATCATTAGGACTATAGCCTATAAATCTGGAGTCATATTGGTTGATCCGAACAGTTtataagatgggcctcacattaGATGTAGGATTCCTAATAATGAGATTTCCTATTGGAAGGCTTAAGCACCATGGCTacttgacttcttcttcttccttttttttttttcctgttgaatATGGATTGTTGCCTTGACCGTTGCTTTCTGGGCCACTTATTTTAAAGTCAAGGATTTTTCAATTATGAAGATTTTGAGGCAGCTATCTTCATCATTTTAGTTCATTGAATGGGACCACCGAACATGACCCAAGATCCAGCTATAGTCCCAGCACATACTCTAGGTGTAGGTGGGGATATATTGTAGCAAACCTCACACCATACATGTGGGCTTGCTTGGATTCATTAAAATATAAATTGAGTTATTTTaatgaaaatgatatttttattatttatttttatatatttttaaaaattattatttgtattttcctttaatttcttgaaaatttgtcaagaaattatttattttttttaaaaagaaaatggtagGTGTACCAcctaaccatccatcttcaagccTCCCACATCCTTAGGATGGTTATAATTGTCTAAttttttagaatcataagaaattaGTGACAGGCCTAACAacttgatggatcaaattgttgattggacccatcttttctaaatcatcttgaccgtccatattaaagaccattgattggatggttggcaTTTGTCAGATTGGTATGATGCCATACACTGTCGCGCTACATGAAATAAGCAATGTGcctaatgaacagtctaaatCAATGGACTGGAATAAGTGTCTCAATGCAACTAGGATTATTATAAATTAGAGTGCTCTGAGACCACTCGACCATCTCTCTTTGATAATTATCATCAAATCTATTTTATATTAGAGAAAAGACTTTGATAATTTGATAATCTGGCAAACTCTGATAATCCATAGTCATGCACATAGCAGTTGTACACGTGCCAtgtacaaatatttaaaaaatcaaaccattcaaaacagtgggtcccaccaaaaaatCTCAGTTGACATTTAATGAACGGTGAAGAATATCCAACGTTCCAAattcaacaacaaaaaaaaaggtccaTCAGTTGGAGTTCAGGATAGTTtaatcaatgtgattttaaagCTTATGAGCTATCTCACGAAGGCCCCgctacttggacggtttggatttagttAGCACCGTAGATTTTGCTTGTTGGTCTAATACTATGTGGACCGCACAAGATATGTTCCTAATGTTTTCATGCACCGTACGCACCACCCGTAAATGCTCCACCGTTGGTTCAAGTCAGCTCTTTCTAGCCCTACATTTGTTCcgaaaatgtggtccacctgattagtggCCCGATCTGATTATTGGCTTATGGCATCTCTATAGATGGCGccgatggatggatcggatctgaTCTCTACGTGCCATGGTAGAACATAAGGTACACGTGATACAAACGTTCAATTATCCAGGTAGTCCACATGGTGGGCCCGTAGTGCATGGGCCATGCTACAAAAAACCATATTAATGAGACGATCTCAGCCATCTGATGCCCTGCGAATGAACGGTCAAAAACTTTCATTTTATTGACTTCATCGAAAGTTTTAGGATTACCAAATCAATCCAAAACACGCAAGCAACTGTCCACACTAGGGCCCACCAGCTAGACAATCCAGTTCATTAGTGGTTTTTTAATAGTGGAATCCAGCCATCCAATTTGCTGCACtcaaatgaacggttaaaagCACGATGATTATGGGTCCAAATTCAATCTGCGGTGAGATCTAATGATccgatggtcaagatcattagATCATGCGAATTTCGGGCCATCAaagatgggtgggtcccatcatttctTGGACGATCTAGATTTCAgtgcatgtatgccacgtgtatggtaaTCTACACGCCCCACTATCTTTACTATTAATATCACGTGCCTCATCTGTACGTACGGAGGAAAAGCCCATGAAACGGGATACGGAGGGGCGATTTCGATGATTAGGTGGGgaacaaggtggggcccatatgtttATAGCAATCCCAGTAATAGCGACAAGGTAATCCCAGCTCCGATGACGTGGCACAATCGTGTTCCATTGGTGGGGGACACGTGGCCCCACATGCTTGCGCGTGGCTACCCTGCCTTGAAAAAGACGAGAAACGGCTGACCTGAATGTCTTCTTCGTGGCCGAAGCACACGTGTCATGCACGCTTCTGGACAAACATAAGTGGTGGGTTGACATGCCTATGACAAACGGATCACTTGCTTTCGGGTGTATAGTAATTACCATACGATCGAGCTGTGTTtggcccacctgtaatgtatatgtgaaatctaaaccgttcatctggtgagaAATTTATATCCACTTTGCAAACAATAATTTTCTTGATAGAAAATTTAGATTGGTTACAACACTGGATAAATGTATAATTACCCCTAATACGTATATATTcactttttatggcccacctgaattttcgaACGGTTTGATTTTCATCTTTCCTTTATCCTTGTTGGGTTCACCAGATGAATGGATAAGATTACATATAAACAACACTTCGGACCGCATATTCCATCTTGAAGTTTCTATGGTGGCCGTCCACCTATGCAATGTCCcccattgttccctttggtgtggtccacctgagatatggattagGTTTC contains:
- the LOC131237781 gene encoding homeobox-leucine zipper protein HOX3-like — its product is MAILPSSSSSLELTMAPPSSDGGCCMRDLDINQLPSGSEAWPIGVIDDDEENGPPRKKLRLTKEQSRLLEETFRENQTLNPKEKEALAFELKLKPRQVEVWFQNRRARTKLKQTEMECEYLKRCFGSLTEENRRLQREVEELRAMKVAPPTVFSPHTCEALPASTLTMCPRCERVTSSALHRVPNKALTKSTAMHARQRQPSAAC